A single Apodemus sylvaticus chromosome 20, mApoSyl1.1, whole genome shotgun sequence DNA region contains:
- the Atp8b3 gene encoding phospholipid-transporting ATPase IK yields the protein MDDVHLGEDHEDKDTEFTWEVKANNRAYHKQFKKKGFLCWRQKKYKSNAIHTAKYNFFSFLPLNLYEQFRRVSNLYFLFIIILQSIPEISTLPWFTLFAPLVCLLVIRATRDLMDDIGRHRSDRIINNRPCQILKGKSFLWKKWKNLCVGDVVCLSKDSIVPADLLLLASTEPSSLCYVETADIDGETNLKFRQALTVTHHELTSPKKMASFRGTVTCEEPNSRMHHFVGSLEWNSRKYPLDIGNLLLRGCKIRNTDTCYGLVIYAGLDTKIMKNCGKIHLKRTKLDLMMNKLVIMIFLSLVIASMLLTVGFSLMVKEFKAKHYYLSSIHVRTDAMESFFIFWGFLILLSVMVPMAMFIIAEFIYLGNSIFINWDVSMYYEPLDMPAKARSTSLNDHLGQVQYIFSDKTGTLTQNIMTFKKCCINGCIYDSDDEHGTLRKRNPYAWNPFADGKLQFYNKELESLVRGRRDRAVQEFWRLLAICHTVMVQEKDNQLLYQAASPDEEALVTAARNFGYVFLSRTQDTITLVELGEERVYQVLAMMDFNSVRKRMSVLVRNPEGSICLYTKGADTVILERLHRKGAMEATTEEVLAAFAEQTLRTLCLAYKDVAEDAYRAWEPEHQEAALLLQNRAQALHQVYNKMEQNLQLLGATAIEDKLQDGVPETIKCLKKGNIKMWVLTGDKPETAVNIGFACQLLSENMLILEEKDINHLLENYWEGNVHQRAFKMMTSHNMALVINGEFLDQLLLSLRKEPRALVQNAVVDEATQEPGVSALDFLQARRISQMWRNFRPSLTTSQSVASKIRESPEVRRERAFVDLASKCQAVICCRVTPKQKALVVALVKKYQQVVTLAIGDGANDVNMIKTADIGIGLAGQEGMQAVQNSDYVLAQFCYLQRLLLVHGRWSYMRVCKFLRYFFYKTVASMMAQIWFSIFNGFSAQPLYEGWFLALFNLLYSTLPVLYIGLFEQDVTAEKSLKMPELYVAGQRDELFNYSIFMQAIAHGTVTSLINFFVTILVSTHMSRTGSSRDYQSFGVLVAISGLLSITLEVMLVVKYWTLLFVGSVVLSLSSYVIMTSLTQSLWMYKISPKTFPFLFADYNVLRQPSSLLVIVLNVALNTLPMLAMRMIHRAVVKRRPKEEEEAPSEEVAVEPAMRHLRRGIPARRSSYAFSHREGYANLITQGTILRRQTHTDECGGDIVCESPKPSDEDIPSQNKDSIFNPRKISILAKKRRQYFGKGSQEEVHPNASTQTVEKQATTHIDSETKKLPAATSTTSGHLLLSSSEDQAFYSAPSQYTLASQPERMDVRSSSRKGPLWKGSSSSKPSQLQVPTEQNSHTSS from the exons ATGGATGATGTCCACCTTGGGGAGGACCACGAGGATAAAGACACAG AGTTCACCTGGGAGGTGAAGGCCAATAACCGAGCCTACCACAAGCAGTTCAAGAAGAAGGGCTTCCTATGCTGGAGGCAGAAGAAGTACAAG AGCAACGCCATCCACACTGCCAAATACAActtcttctccttcctgcctctgaatCTGTACGAGCAGTTCCGTCGTGTGTCCAATCTCTACTTCCTTTTCATCATCATCCTGCAG AGCATCCCTGAGATCTCCACACTGCCCTGGTTCACGCTCTTTGCGCCTCTGGTCTGCCTGCTTGTGATCCGGGCCACCCGCGATCTCATGGATGACATT GGTCGACACAGGAGCGACAGGATCATCAACAACAGGCCTTGCCAGATCCTGAAGGGGAAGAG TTTCCTgtggaagaaatggaagaatctATGTGTGGGGGACGTGGTGTGTCTCAGCAAAGACAGCATTGTCCCG gCTGACTTGCTCCTGCTGGCCAGCACAGAGCCCAGTAGCCTGTGCTACGTGGAGACTGCAGACATTGACGG GGAGACCAACTTGAAGTTCAGGCAGGCTCTGACAGTCACGCACCATGAACTTACCAGCCCGAAGAAGATGGCTTCCTTCCGGG GTACAGTGACTTGCGAGGAACCCAACAGCCGGATGCATCATTTTGTGGGGAGCCTGGAGTGGAACAGCAGGAAGTACCCGTTGGACATCGGGAACCTCCTCCTCCGTGGCTGCAAGATCCGCAACACAGACACCTGCTATGGCCTGGTCATCTACGCTG GTTTAGACACAAAGATCATGAAGAACTGTGGGAAGATTCATCTGAAGAGGACCAAACTGGACCTGATGATGAACAAGCTGGTGATCATG ATCTTCCTGTCCCTGGTAATTGCGTCCATGCTGCTAACAGTGGGCTTCTCCTTGATGGTGAAAGAATTCAAGGCCAAGCACTACTACCTGTCCTCCATACACGTGCGCACCGATGCCATGGAGTCCTTCTTCATCTTCTGGGGCTTCCTCATCCTGCTCAGCGTCATGGTGCCCATGGCCATGTTCATCAT CGCTGAATTCATCTACCTAGGCAATAGCATTTTCATCAACTGGGACGTCAGTATGTACTACGAGCCACTGGACATGCCAGCCAAGGCCCGCAGCACCAGCCTCAATGACCACCTGGGCCAGGTGCAGTACATCTTCTCAGACAAGACCGGGACGCTGACACAGAACATCATGACCTTCAAGAAGTGCTGCATCAACGGCTGCATCTATG ATTCAGATGATGAACATGGGACGCTCCGAAAG CGGAACCCCTATGCCTGGAACCCATTCGCTGATGGCAAACTCCAGTTCTACAATAAGGAGCTGGAATCCCTGGTTCGAGGCCGGCGGGACAGAGCAGTACAGGAGTTCTGGCGTCTGCTGGCCATCTGCCACACCGTGATGGTACAGGAGAAAGACA ATCAACTGCTGTACCAGGCTGCATCGCCTGATGAGGAGGCACTGGTCACTGCTGCCCGGAACTTTGGCTACGTGTTTCTGTCTCGGACCCAGGACACCATCACGCTGGTGGAACTGGGGGAAGAGCGGGTGTACCAGGTTCTGGCCATGATGGATTTCAACAGTGTTCGCAAACGGATGTCAGTGTTGG TCCGAAACCCAGAGGGCTCCATCTGCCTCTACACGAAGGGTGCCGACACCGTCATCCTGGAGCGTCTTCACAGAAAGGGTGCCATGGAGGCCACCACGGAGGAAGTCTTAGCT GCCTTTGCAGAGCAGACCCTGCGCACCCTGTGCCTGGCCTACAAGGATGTGGCGGAGGACGCCTACAGAGCGTGGGAACCGGAGCACCAGGAGGCTGCTCTGCTGCTGCAGAACCGCGCGCAGGCCCTGCACCAGGTGTACAATAAGATGGAACAGAACCTGCAG CTGCTGGGAGCCACGGCCATTGAAGACAAGCTGCAAGATGGCGTTCCCGAGACCATCAAGTGCCTCAAGAAGGGAAACATTAAAATGTGGGTGCTGACTGGGGACAAGCCAG AAACCGCAGTGAACATCGGCTTTGCGTGCCAGCTGCTGTCGGAGAACATGTTAATTCTGGAAGAGAAGGACATCAA TCACTTACTGGAGAACTACTGGGAAGGAAACGTACACCAGAGGGCGTTCAAGATGATGACCAGCCACAACATGGCCTTGGTTATCAACGGAGAATTCTTG GATCAGCTGCTCCTGTCCTTGCGCAAGGAGCCCCGAGCCCTGGTCCAGAATGCAGTGGTGGATGAGGCCACCCAGGAGCCGGGTGTGTCCGCGTTAGACTTCCTCCAGGCGCGGAGGATCTCCCAGATGTGGAGAAACTTTAGGCCCTCCCTGACAACGTCCCAGTCAGTCGCCTCCAAGATCCGCGAGAGCCCCGAGGTGCGGCGGGAGAGGGCCTTTGTAGACCTGGCCTCCAAATGCCAGGCTGTCATCTGCTGCAGGGTGACGCCCAAGCAGAAGGCCCTTGTGGTGGCGTTGGTGAAGAAATACCAGCAGGTGGTGACACTGGCCATCGGAGACGGAGCCAATGACGTGAACATGATCAAGA CTGCGGACATTGGTATAGGGCTGGCAGGCCAGGAGGGTATGCAGGCGGTTCAGAACAGCGACTACGTGCTGGCCCAATTCTGCTACCTGCAGCGGCTGCTCCTTGTGCATGGGCGCTGGTCCTACATGCGAGTCTGCAAGTTCCTGCGCTACTTCTTCTACAAGACAGTGGCCAGCATGATGGCCCAGATATGGTTCTCCATCTTCAATGGCTTTTCTGCGCAG CCCCTGTATGAAGGCTGGTTCCTGGCTCTCTTTAACCTGCTGTACTCCACGCTCCCAGTCCTGTATATCGGTCTGTTCGAGCAG GATGTGACTGCAGAGAAGAGCCTAAAGATGCCCGAGTTGTACGTGGCTGGCCAGAGAGACGAGCTGTTCAACTACAGCATCTTCATGCAAGCCATCGCCCATGGCACTGTCACATCCCTCATCAACTTCTTCGTGACAATTCTGGTCAGCACCCACATGTCCAGGACCGGAAGCTCTAGAGACTACCAGTCCTTTGGGGTACTGGTGGCGATATCTGGCCTGCTGTCAATCACCCTGGAG GTTATGCTTGTCGTAAAGTACTGGACGCTCCTGTTTGTGGGCTCCGTCGTGCTCAGCCTCAGCTCCTATGTAATCATGACAAGCCTCACTCAGAGTCTATGGATGTACAAGATCTCGCCAAAGACCTTCCCATTTCTGT TTGCTGACTACAATGTGCTCCGCCAGCCTTCCAGCCTGCTGGTGATTGTGCTCAACGTGGCTCTGAACACTCTTCCCATGCTGGCCATGCGCATGATCCATAGAGCTGTGGTGAAACGGCGCCCCAAG gaggaagaggaggccccAAGTGAGGAAGTGGCCGTGGAGCCGGCCATGCGGCATCTCCGCCGCGGGATCCCGGCCCGCCGCTCCAGCTATGCCTTCTCCCACCGTGAGGGCTATGCAAACCTTATCACCCAGGGCACCATCCTGCGCAGGCAAACGCACACAGATGAATGTGGCGGGGACATAGTCTGTGAGTCCCCAAAGCCATCTGACGAAGACATACCCTCGCAAAACAAAGATTCAATATTCAATCCACGGAAGATCTCCATTCTGGCCAAGAAGAGACGTCAGTACTTCGGGAAGGGGTCCCAGGAAGAGGTCCACCCCAACGCTAGCACCCAGACTGTGGAGAAACAGGCCACCACTCACATAGACTCTGAGACTAAGAAGCTACCGGCCGCTACAAGCACCACCTCTGGGCATCTCCTGCTGTCCTCCTCTGAGGACCAGGCCTTCTACAGTGCGCCTTCACAGTATACTCTGGCAAGCCAGCCAGAGCGCATGGATGTCCGGTCCTCATCCCGGAAGGGCCCGCTCTGGAAGGGTTCATCCTCTTCTAAGCCGAGCCAGCTGCAAGTCCCCACAGAGCAAAACAGTCACACCTCCAGTTGA
- the Onecut3 gene encoding LOW QUALITY PROTEIN: one cut domain family member 3 (The sequence of the model RefSeq protein was modified relative to this genomic sequence to represent the inferred CDS: inserted 2 bases in 1 codon) — protein MELSLESLGGLHGVTHAQAGELLSPGHARSAAAQHRSLVASGRPGLVAGMASLLDGGGAGGGGAGGAGAAGAAGGGPDFRGELTGPLHPAMGMACEAPGLGGTYTTLTPLQHLPPLAAVADKFHQHAVAGAHGGHPHAHPHPATAPPPXPPPQRLAASVSGSFTLMRDERAALASVGHLYGPYGKELPTMGSPLSPLPSALPPALHSAPQPPPPPPLAAYGAPGHLAGDKLLPPAAFEPHAALLGRAEDALARGLPGGGGGAGGGGAAGGAAAGLLAPLGGLAAAGAHGSHSGGGGPGGGGGAGGGSGGPGASAAAEEINTKEVAQRITAELKRYSIPQAIFAQRILCRSQGTLSDLLRNPKPWSKLKSGRETFRRMWKWLQEPEFQRMSALRLAACKRKEQDQQKERALQPKKQRLVFTDLQRRTLIAIFKENKRPSKEMQATISQQLGLELNTVSNFFMNARRRCMNRWAEEPGAAPGGAATGTATFSKA, from the exons ATGGAGTTGAGCCTGGAGAGCCTCGGGGGGCTGCACGGGGTGACACACGCGCAAGCCGGCGAGCTGCTGAGCCCGGGCCACGCGCGCTCTGCCGCGGCCCAACACCGAAGCCTAGTGGCATCGGGGCGCCCGGGCCTGGTGGCAGGCATGGCTAGCCtgctggacggtggtggcgccGGGGGCGGGGGCGCCGGGGGCGCGGGGGCTGCAGGGGCCGCGGGTGGTGGCCCTGACTTCCGTGGGGAGCTGACTGGCCCTCTGCACCCGGCCATGGGTATGGCGTGCGAGGCCCCAGGTTTGGGTGGCACCTACACCACGCTCACGCCCTTGCAGCACCTGCCGCCGCTGGCCGCGGTAGCCGACAAGTTCCACCAGCACGCGGTGGCCGGGGCGCACGGAGGCCATCCGCACGCGCACCCTCACCCGGCCACCGCGCCGCCACC CCCCCCTCCGCAGCGCCTGGCGGCCAGCGTGAGTGGCAGCTTCACCCTCATGCGCGACGAGCGGGCAGCGCTGGCCTCGGTGGGCCACCTCTACGGGCCCTATGGCAAGGAGCTGCCCACTATGGGTTCGCCACTGTCGCCGCTGCCCAGCGCGCTGCCTCCGGCTCTGCACAGCGccccgcagccgccgccgccgccgccgctcgcCGCTTATGGGGCTCCGGGCCACCTGGCTGGGGACAAACTACTGCCACCTGCCGCCTTCGAGCCACACGCCGCGTTGCTGGGGCGCGCGGAGGATGCGCTGGCCCGAGGGCTGCCTGGAGGCGGTGGCGGTGCGGGAGGTGGCGGTGCGGCTGGCGGGGCGGCCGCGGGTTTGCTGGCTCCGCTGGGCGGGCTAGCTGCGGCCGGGGCGCACGGGTCTCACTCGGGCGGCGGTGGCCCCGGAGGGGGCGGTGGCgccggcggcggcagcggcggcccGGGAGCCAGCGCCGCAGCCGAAGAGATCAACACCAAAGAGGTGGCCCAGCGCATCACCGCCGAGCTGAAGCGCTACAGCATCCCTCAGGCCATCTTCGCGCAGCGCATCCTGTGCCGCTCGCAGGGCACGCTCTCCGACCTGCTGCGCAACCCGAAGCCCTGGAGCAAGCTCAAATCCGGCCGCGAGACCTTCCGCAGGATGTGGAAGTGGCTACAGGAGCCCGAGTTCCAGCGCATGTCGGCGCTGCGCCTGGCAG cCTGCAAGCGTAAGGAGCAGGACCAGCAGAAGGAGAGGGCGCTGCAGCCGAAGAAGCAGCGCCTCGTGTTCACGGACCTGCAGCGCCGGACGCTCATCGCCATCTTCAAGGAGAACAAGCGGCCGTCCAAGGAGATGCAAGCCACCATCTCGCAGCAGCTGGGCCTGGAGCTCAACACTGTTAGCAACTTCTTCATGAACGCCCGCCGCCGCTGCATGAACCGCTGGGCCGAGGAGCCGGGCGCCGCCCCTGGCGGCGCTGCGACAGGCACGGCCACCTTCTCCAAGGCCTGA